One genomic window of Glycine soja cultivar W05 chromosome 9, ASM419377v2, whole genome shotgun sequence includes the following:
- the LOC114368037 gene encoding uncharacterized protein LOC114368037, with protein sequence MDTMACNKGQNVRKAKKKQVKDELDRLKQAEKKKRRLEKALATSAAIISELEKKKQIKKEEQQRLDEEGAAIAEAVALHVLLGEDSDESCKVVIDNGNQNIGISVSGESACFPHLEGGGGWSFERVGWVSDAYRYGCERGAAENGEWSFSTEPFEKNMHEPLYEGAGWGPAGFSADLIAAQAVSSLQIAEEADEDRILF encoded by the coding sequence ATGGATACCATGGCATGCAATAAAGGGCAAAATGTGAGAAAGGCGAAGAAGAAGCAGGTGAAAGACGAGCTGGATCGTCTTAAACAGGCTGAGAAGAAAAAGAGACGCTTAGAAAAGGCACTCGCGACTTCCGCAGCCATTATTTCTGAACTGGAGAAAAAGAAACAGATAAAGAAAGAAGAGCAGCAGAGGCTCGACGAAGAGGGTGCTGCTATTGCTGAGGCAGTTGCTCTGCATGTTCTACTCGGCGAAGACTCGGACGAGTCATGTAAGGTTGTGATAGATAATGGTAACCAAAATATTGGCATCTCCGTAAGTGGAGAAAGTGCTTGCTTCCCTCATCTAGAGGGTGGCGGCGGTTGGTCTTTTGAAAGAGTGGGTTGGGTCTCTGATGCATACAGATATGGTTGCGAGAGGGGTGCTGCTGAAAATGGTGAATGGTCATTCTCAACTGAGCCTTTTGAGAAGAACATGCATGAACCACTATATGAAGGTGCAGGATGGGGACCTGCAGGTTTCTCCGCTGATCTCATAGCAGCTCAAGCAGTTTCATCACTGCAGATTGCTGAGGAGGCAGATGAAGATAGGAttctcttttaa